The Streptomyces cyaneogriseus subsp. noncyanogenus region GCGCTTGCCCGCCTCGACGACCGCCTTCAGGTTCGGGGAGACCGTGAAGCGGTCCGGGAACGACCTGTTCAGCGTCTCGGAGACGTGCAGGCCGATCGCCGGGCCGACCAGCTCCAGCAGGACCAGCGGCGACATCGGCAGGCCCAGCGGCTCGACCGCCTTCTCCGCCACGTCCACCGGCGTGCCCTCGTCGATGACGTTCTGGATCTCGCCCATGAAGCGGGTCAGGATGCGGTTCACGACGAACGCCGGGGCGTCCTTGACCAGCACCGCCGTCTTCTTCAGCTTCTTGGCGACACCGAACGCGGTGGCCAGCGACGCGTCGTCGGTCCGCTCGCCGCGCACGATCTCCAGCAGCGGCAGCACCGCGACCGGGTTGAAGAAGTGGAAGCCGACGACCCGCTCGGGGTGCTCCAGCTTCGACGCCATCTCCGTCACCGACAGCGAGGAGGTGTTGGTGGCGAGGATCGCGTGGGCCGGGGCGACCGCCTCGACCTCCGCGAACACCTGCTGCTTGACGCCCATCTCCTCGAAGACCGCTTCGATGATGAAGTCGGCGTCCGCGAAGCCCTCGGCCTTGTCCAGGACGCCGGTCACCAGCGCCTTGAGGCGGTTGGCCTTGTCCTGGTTGATCCGGCCCTTGCCGAGCAGCTTGTCGATCTCGGCGTGGACATAGCCCACACCCTTGTCGACGCGCTCCTGGTCGATGTCGGTCAGCACGACCGGCACCTCCAGGCGGCGCAGGAAGAGCAGCGCGAGCTGGCTGGCCATCAGACCGGCGCCGACGACACCGACCTTGGTGACCGGGCGCGCCAGGTTCTTGTCCGGGGCGCCCGCCGGGCGCTTGCCGCGCTTCTGCACCAGGTTGAACGCGTAGATGCCGGCGCGCAGTTCACCGCCCATGATCAGGTCGGCGAGGGCCTTGTCCTCGGCGTCGTAGCCCTGCTGGAGGTCACCGTCCTTGGCGGCGGCGATGATGTCCAGGGCGCGGTAGGCGGCCGGGGCGGCGCCGTGCACCTTGCCGTCGGCGATGGACCGGCCGCGCGCGACCGCCTGGTCCCACGCCTCGCCGCGGTCGATCGCCGGGCGCTCGACGGCGATCTCGCCCTTGAGGACGGCCGCCGTCCAGCTCAGCGACTGCTCCAGGAAGTCCGCGCCCTCGAAGATCGCGTCCGCGATGCCGAGTTCGTAGACCTGCTTGCCCTTGAGCTGCCGGTTCTGGTTGAGGCTGTTCTCGATGATCACCGTCACGGCCTTGTCGGCGCCGATCAGGTTCGGCAGCAGGGTGCAGCCGCCCCAGCCGGGGACCAGGCCGAGGAACACCTCGGGGAGCGAGAACGCCGGGACGGCCGCGGACACCGTGCGGTAGGTGCAGTGCAGACCGACCTCGACGCCGCCGCCCATCGCCGCGCCGTTGTAGTACGCGAACGTCGGCACCGCCAGGCCCGACAGGCGCTTGAAGACGTCGTGGCCGCCCTTGCCGATGGCGTAGGCGTGGTCCCACTCCTTCAGCAGCTCGACGCCCTTGAGGTCGGCGCCGACGGCGAAGATGAACGGCTTGCCGGTGACGCCGACACCGACGATCTCGCCGTCCGCGGCCTCCTTCTCCACCTGGTCGATGGCGGCGTTCAGGTTCGCCAGCGACTGGGGGCCGAAGGTGGTCGGCTTGGTGTGGTCGTGCCCGTTGTCCAGGGTGATCAGCGCGAAGCGGCCCGCCTGGAACGGCAGGTCGAAGTGGCGTACGTGCGCCTGCGTGACGACCTCGTCCGGGAACAGCTCGGCCGCGCCCTTCAACAGTTCGGCGGTGGTGCTCACTTGTCCCCCTCGAAGTGCGGGTTCTCCCAGATGACCGTCGCGCCCATGCCGAAGCCGACGCACATGGTGGTCAGGCCGTAGCGGACGTGCGGCTGCTCCTCGAACTGACGGGCGAGCTGCGTCATCAGACGGACGCCCGAGGAGGCCAGCGGGTGGCCGAAGGCGATGGCGCCGCCGTACTGGTTGACGCGCTCGTCGTCGTCGGCGATGCCGTAGTGCTCGAGGAAGGCCAGCACCTGGACGGCGAAGGCCTCGTTGATCTCGAACAGGCCGATGTCGGAGATGGACAGGCCCGCCTGGGCCAGCGCCTTCTCCGTCGCCGGGATCGGGCCGTAGCCCATGACCTCCGGCTCCACGCCCGCGAAGGCGTAGGAGACCAGGCGCATCTTGACCGGCAGGTCGTGGGCGCGGGCGAAGTCCTCGGAGGCGATGAGGGAGGCGGTGGCGCCGTCGTTCAGACCGGCCGCGTTGCCGGCGGTGACCCGGCCGTGGACGCGGAACGGGGTCTTGAGGTTCGCCAGGTTCTCCAGCGTGGTGCCCGGGCGCATCGGCTCGTCGGCGGTGACCAGGCCCCAGCCGGTCTCGCCGCCCTCGGGGTTGGTCCGGCGCACCGAGATCGGCACCAGGTCGGCCTGGATCTTGCCGTTGGCGTACGCCTTGGCGGCCTTCTCCTGGGAGCGCACGGCGTACTCGTCGGCGCGCACCTTGGTGATCTGCGGGTAGCGGTCGTGCAGGTTCTCCGCGGTCATGCCCATGAACAGGGCGGACTCGTCGACCAGCTTCTCGGAGACGAACCGCGGGTTGGGGTCGACGCCCTCGCCCATCGGGTGGCGGCCCATGTGCTCGACACCGCCCGCGATGGCGATGTCGTACGCGCCGAAGGCGACGGAACCGGCCACCGTCGTGACGGCGGTCAGCGCGCCCGCGCACATGCGGTCGATGGAGTAGCCCGGCACGGACTGCGGCAGACCGGCCAGGATGCCGGCGGTACGGCCGAGGGTCAGGCCCTGGTCGCCGATCTGCGTGGTCGCGGCGATGGCGACCTCGTCGATCTTCTTCGGGTCCAGGCCCGGGTTGCGGCGCAGCAGCTCCCGGATCGCCTTCACGACGAGGTCGTCGGCACGGGTCTCGTGGTAGATGCCCTTCGGGCCCGCCTTGCCGAACGGGGTGCGGACGCCGTCGACGAAGACGACGTCCCTGACGGTACGAGGCACGATGGCTCTCCTCCAGGGTGCGGGGTGGCACTGCTGCGGCACGCATGCACTGAGCGCGCGCTCAGCCTCCATGCTACTTGTGGGTAACGTAGCTGCCCAGTCCCCCCGCCGCGAGCGGCGAAGGTCACACCGTCCGGAAGACGCCGCAATGCGCGCGCCCCCGGTCCCGCGGCCGGTCTCGGTGGGAT contains the following coding sequences:
- a CDS encoding 3-hydroxyacyl-CoA dehydrogenase NAD-binding domain-containing protein; translation: MSTTAELLKGAAELFPDEVVTQAHVRHFDLPFQAGRFALITLDNGHDHTKPTTFGPQSLANLNAAIDQVEKEAADGEIVGVGVTGKPFIFAVGADLKGVELLKEWDHAYAIGKGGHDVFKRLSGLAVPTFAYYNGAAMGGGVEVGLHCTYRTVSAAVPAFSLPEVFLGLVPGWGGCTLLPNLIGADKAVTVIIENSLNQNRQLKGKQVYELGIADAIFEGADFLEQSLSWTAAVLKGEIAVERPAIDRGEAWDQAVARGRSIADGKVHGAAPAAYRALDIIAAAKDGDLQQGYDAEDKALADLIMGGELRAGIYAFNLVQKRGKRPAGAPDKNLARPVTKVGVVGAGLMASQLALLFLRRLEVPVVLTDIDQERVDKGVGYVHAEIDKLLGKGRINQDKANRLKALVTGVLDKAEGFADADFIIEAVFEEMGVKQQVFAEVEAVAPAHAILATNTSSLSVTEMASKLEHPERVVGFHFFNPVAVLPLLEIVRGERTDDASLATAFGVAKKLKKTAVLVKDAPAFVVNRILTRFMGEIQNVIDEGTPVDVAEKAVEPLGLPMSPLVLLELVGPAIGLHVSETLNRSFPDRFTVSPNLKAVVEAGKRGFYVYDSGKPELDPEVAALLKQGDVVLTEEQVRARVLDAVAQEIGLMLDEGVVAEPQDIDLCLITGAGWPFHLGGITPYLDREGVSERVNGKRFLEPGVASVPA
- a CDS encoding thiolase family protein codes for the protein MPRTVRDVVFVDGVRTPFGKAGPKGIYHETRADDLVVKAIRELLRRNPGLDPKKIDEVAIAATTQIGDQGLTLGRTAGILAGLPQSVPGYSIDRMCAGALTAVTTVAGSVAFGAYDIAIAGGVEHMGRHPMGEGVDPNPRFVSEKLVDESALFMGMTAENLHDRYPQITKVRADEYAVRSQEKAAKAYANGKIQADLVPISVRRTNPEGGETGWGLVTADEPMRPGTTLENLANLKTPFRVHGRVTAGNAAGLNDGATASLIASEDFARAHDLPVKMRLVSYAFAGVEPEVMGYGPIPATEKALAQAGLSISDIGLFEINEAFAVQVLAFLEHYGIADDDERVNQYGGAIAFGHPLASSGVRLMTQLARQFEEQPHVRYGLTTMCVGFGMGATVIWENPHFEGDK